A genomic stretch from Georgenia muralis includes:
- a CDS encoding Trm112 family protein: protein MTHATIDPWVRQLLRCPVTGAELVDAVGPDGEPELVSTSEIHTLAYPVRDGVPILLEAEARAVSPLTDQAD, encoded by the coding sequence ATGACCCACGCGACGATCGACCCCTGGGTGCGTCAGCTCCTGCGCTGCCCCGTCACCGGAGCCGAGCTGGTCGACGCGGTCGGCCCCGACGGCGAGCCCGAGCTCGTCTCGACCTCGGAGATCCACACGCTCGCGTACCCGGTCCGCGACGGCGTCCCGATCCTGCTCGAGGCGGAGGCCAGGGCGGTCAGTCCTCTCACGGACCAGGCCGACTGA
- a CDS encoding DUF3499 domain-containing protein — protein sequence MRAVRQCTRSACDRSAVATLTYVYADSTAVLGPLSTSAEPHAYDLCDAHAGRLTVPRGWQVVRLASDFVPAAPSEDDLVALADAVREASRSGPHHTRPAQRPGSAVPAPVTHHLPQPADHEIGRRGHLRVLQGDGE from the coding sequence GTGAGAGCCGTCCGCCAGTGCACCAGGTCCGCGTGCGACCGTTCGGCGGTCGCCACCCTCACGTACGTCTACGCGGACTCCACCGCCGTCCTCGGGCCGCTGTCCACGAGCGCGGAGCCGCACGCCTACGACCTGTGCGATGCGCACGCCGGGCGCCTCACCGTCCCGCGCGGGTGGCAGGTGGTCCGGCTCGCGAGCGACTTCGTGCCCGCCGCCCCCTCCGAGGACGACCTCGTGGCGCTCGCGGACGCCGTCCGCGAGGCGTCCAGGTCGGGCCCGCACCACACCAGGCCGGCGCAGCGTCCCGGGTCGGCGGTCCCCGCACCCGTGACGCACCACCTGCCCCAGCCCGCCGACCACGAGATCGGCCGCCGCGGCCACCTGCGCGTCCTGCAGGGCGACGGCGAGTAG
- a CDS encoding metallopeptidase family protein yields the protein MSSLVPVPGIPPRRGAHRRDRHGRGLRGPLMPPTLPAWRTRADRFDDVVIRNVERLERRWAKQLKGVEFAVEEVPPSDPAPWEHRTVALGRYFPADPAAGLSHRVVVYRRPVLGRCEDTEELDQLVRVVLVEQVAGMLGRGPEEIDPEYPRED from the coding sequence GTGAGCTCACTGGTCCCCGTGCCCGGCATCCCCCCGCGCCGCGGCGCCCACCGGCGCGACCGGCACGGGCGCGGCCTGCGGGGGCCGCTCATGCCCCCCACGCTGCCCGCCTGGCGGACCCGGGCGGACCGCTTCGACGACGTCGTCATCCGCAACGTGGAGCGGCTCGAGCGCCGCTGGGCGAAGCAGCTCAAGGGCGTGGAGTTCGCGGTCGAGGAGGTCCCGCCGTCCGACCCGGCGCCGTGGGAGCACCGCACCGTGGCGTTGGGGCGGTACTTCCCCGCGGACCCCGCGGCCGGGCTGAGCCACCGTGTGGTGGTCTACCGGCGCCCCGTCCTCGGCCGCTGCGAGGACACCGAGGAGCTCGACCAGCTCGTCCGGGTGGTCCTCGTCGAGCAGGTGGCCGGGATGCTGGGCCGGGGACCGGAGGAGATCGACCCGGAGTACCCGCGAGAGGACTGA
- a CDS encoding iron-containing alcohol dehydrogenase yields MRFRYETRPARVVFGRGTARTALVGEVEHLGMQRVLVVTDRVHEATAHEVTDGFADAVVGRFAGAEPHVPLAAAMRAVALARDLRADGVLTLGDGAATGTGKIVARETRLPILAVPTGYPATELTPVWATMSAGRRETGTDPAVLPRSVVLDPDLTDVQPWTAAVGAGLTAVAQAVEAHWAPGANPVSSVLADEAVSALAAGLRGRAAAPHGREPEDEVADPVGTWAGTSQEAGEQLLYGVFVAATARSVTGTGLHHRVCHLLTSTFDLPLAQLHAVVLPHVLAFNAPAVPAAAARVARALGADHPVLGLRGLCAEVGAPRGLVELGMRRDQLEEAVVRLCAALPLANPRPVGTADVRELLTAAYRG; encoded by the coding sequence GTGCGGTTCCGGTACGAGACCAGGCCCGCCCGGGTCGTGTTCGGGCGGGGCACGGCGCGCACCGCGCTGGTCGGCGAGGTCGAGCACCTGGGCATGCAGCGCGTGCTCGTGGTCACCGACCGGGTCCACGAGGCGACCGCACACGAGGTCACCGACGGCTTCGCGGACGCCGTCGTCGGACGGTTCGCCGGGGCGGAGCCGCACGTGCCGCTCGCCGCCGCCATGCGTGCCGTCGCCCTCGCCCGGGACCTGCGCGCCGACGGGGTCCTCACCCTCGGCGACGGCGCCGCCACCGGGACGGGCAAGATCGTCGCCCGGGAGACCCGGCTGCCGATCCTCGCCGTGCCCACCGGCTATCCCGCCACGGAGCTCACACCCGTGTGGGCGACGATGTCGGCGGGCCGCCGGGAGACCGGCACCGACCCCGCCGTGCTGCCCCGTTCCGTGGTGCTCGACCCCGACCTCACCGACGTCCAGCCGTGGACGGCGGCGGTCGGCGCGGGGTTGACCGCCGTGGCGCAGGCCGTCGAGGCGCACTGGGCGCCGGGCGCCAACCCGGTGAGCTCGGTCCTGGCGGACGAGGCGGTCTCGGCCCTCGCCGCCGGCCTGCGTGGACGCGCGGCGGCCCCGCACGGCCGGGAGCCGGAGGACGAGGTGGCCGACCCCGTCGGCACGTGGGCCGGGACCTCCCAGGAGGCGGGTGAGCAGCTCCTCTACGGCGTCTTCGTCGCCGCCACGGCGAGGTCGGTGACCGGCACGGGCCTGCACCACCGGGTCTGCCACCTGCTGACGAGCACCTTCGACCTCCCGCTGGCCCAGCTCCACGCCGTCGTCCTGCCGCACGTCCTGGCGTTCAACGCCCCGGCGGTCCCCGCGGCGGCCGCCCGGGTGGCGCGGGCGCTCGGTGCGGACCACCCGGTGCTGGGCCTGCGCGGCCTGTGCGCCGAGGTCGGCGCGCCGCGCGGGCTCGTGGAGCTCGGCATGCGCCGGGACCAGCTCGAGGAGGCGGTCGTCCGACTCTGCGCCGCCCTCCCGCTCGCCAACCCTCGGCCGGTGGGCACCGCGGACGTGCGCGAGCTCCTCACGGCGGCCTACCGCGGTTAG
- a CDS encoding DUF5719 family protein — protein MADDERDEERQQPEQPAQPEQPEQPEQPATSRDDAEVTTGPEPPEPSAATGESAQQTVAAQADAAHTDAAHTDAEQVDAQQTDAEPAGGAPAPAEADSSQGGASAATPSRKVSALRVVGLTASALALVGAAAGIVVLGDRADGAPTAALDVPVVAVPPGTITQVCAGPPELTTGEGMSVDPDVDPSDVVPETVLDVLSLPRDDSAAGEASFSPLDGDEVGLERAGAVRRLEVTDPPGPGVLRARPAGTTSALVAGATLTRTDAGDLRGLVATPCLAPATTSWLVGGATELGQSSALVLTNSGQTPATVDATLWTSLGLADAPRLRGVTVAPGERTTILLEGVASADPALALRVEAAGGEVTASIQDLRLDGLVAAGIDTVTPGAAPALRTVVPGVVLDGAAPGAVATSAVRLVNPGDETATASVLLLGEDGAVQVPGADAVVLDPGAVLDLSLDGIEGGVYAVEIDSDVPVTGAVVLARTGTAGDLDPDTAPVDRAWTAASELLTSAVLPLPGLGSLAGPATVTLTNPGEDDVDVELTPVGGDAGDVVEVTVPARSTTATDIAEGVAVVMSADAGVAAAVVLTAESADGELITVLPASPDPHTARSVRVDVR, from the coding sequence ATGGCCGACGACGAGCGTGACGAGGAGCGTCAGCAGCCCGAGCAGCCCGCGCAGCCCGAGCAGCCCGAGCAGCCCGAGCAGCCCGCGACGTCGCGCGACGACGCCGAGGTGACGACCGGGCCGGAGCCACCGGAGCCGTCGGCGGCCACCGGGGAGTCCGCCCAGCAGACCGTCGCCGCGCAGGCCGACGCCGCGCACACCGACGCCGCGCACACCGACGCCGAGCAGGTCGACGCCCAGCAGACCGACGCCGAGCCTGCCGGTGGTGCTCCGGCGCCCGCTGAGGCCGACTCCTCCCAGGGCGGCGCCTCGGCCGCGACGCCGAGCCGGAAGGTCTCCGCGCTGCGGGTGGTCGGGCTGACGGCCTCCGCCCTCGCGCTCGTGGGCGCGGCCGCCGGGATCGTCGTCCTGGGTGACCGTGCCGACGGGGCGCCGACGGCCGCCCTCGACGTGCCGGTCGTCGCCGTACCGCCGGGCACGATCACCCAGGTGTGCGCCGGGCCGCCCGAGCTCACCACGGGTGAGGGCATGTCCGTCGACCCCGACGTCGACCCCTCCGACGTGGTGCCCGAGACCGTGCTGGACGTCCTGTCGCTCCCGCGCGACGACTCCGCGGCCGGCGAGGCGTCCTTCTCGCCCCTGGACGGGGATGAGGTGGGCCTGGAGCGCGCCGGGGCGGTGCGCCGCCTGGAGGTCACCGACCCGCCGGGGCCGGGGGTGCTCCGTGCCCGGCCGGCCGGCACCACCAGCGCCCTGGTGGCCGGGGCCACGCTCACCCGCACCGACGCCGGGGACCTGCGCGGCCTCGTCGCCACGCCGTGTCTCGCACCCGCCACGACCTCGTGGCTCGTGGGCGGGGCGACCGAGCTCGGGCAGAGCTCGGCGCTCGTCCTCACCAACAGCGGCCAGACGCCGGCCACGGTCGACGCCACGCTCTGGACCTCCCTGGGTCTGGCGGACGCGCCGCGCCTGCGCGGCGTCACGGTCGCCCCCGGGGAGCGCACCACGATCCTGCTCGAGGGCGTCGCGTCGGCCGACCCCGCCCTGGCGCTGCGGGTCGAGGCCGCCGGCGGCGAGGTGACCGCGAGCATCCAGGACCTCCGCCTCGACGGTCTCGTCGCGGCCGGTATCGACACGGTCACCCCGGGTGCGGCGCCGGCCCTGCGGACGGTCGTGCCCGGCGTGGTCCTCGACGGTGCCGCCCCCGGGGCGGTCGCGACGTCCGCCGTGCGTCTGGTCAACCCCGGCGACGAGACCGCGACGGCGAGCGTCCTGCTCCTCGGCGAGGACGGCGCCGTCCAGGTGCCCGGTGCCGACGCGGTGGTGCTCGACCCGGGCGCGGTGCTCGACCTCTCCCTCGACGGCATCGAGGGCGGGGTCTACGCCGTCGAGATCGACTCCGACGTCCCCGTCACGGGGGCTGTCGTCCTCGCCCGGACCGGCACGGCCGGGGACCTCGACCCCGACACCGCACCGGTGGACCGGGCGTGGACGGCGGCGTCGGAGCTCCTCACCTCCGCGGTGCTGCCGCTGCCGGGCCTGGGCAGCCTGGCCGGACCGGCCACGGTCACGCTCACCAACCCCGGCGAGGACGACGTCGACGTCGAGCTGACACCGGTCGGCGGTGACGCCGGCGACGTCGTCGAGGTCACCGTGCCCGCCCGGTCCACGACCGCGACCGACATCGCCGAGGGCGTCGCGGTGGTCATGTCGGCGGACGCCGGCGTCGCCGCCGCGGTGGTCCTCACGGCGGAGTCCGCCGACGGCGAGCTCATCACCGTGCTGCCCGCCTCGCCGGACCCGCACACGGCCCGCTCGGTGCGCGTCGACGTGCGCTAA
- a CDS encoding glycosyltransferase, which translates to MAVPHHQARRPATLAVVVSAGVSVYLPRTLAAVAGQTHAPDVVLVVDVGAPGRDLGTGIPVHEAVTDAGLEAVTRVRVVRAPEATTFGEAVRLGLVAYRELVERAARRAHRRGWDGGLSGQGTLAPGGPWAGVTGELNPVTTGEIRAVGEGRADPAAAADWLWLLHDDSAPEPAALDQLLHAAESGRSVAVAGAKQRDWAEPDRLLEVGVRATRSARRVSDIEPGEIDQGQHDDREDVLAVGLAGALVRSDVWEELGGPDPVLGPFGDGLDLSRRARLARHRVVVVPTAVVHHARASFLGLRGDGGPTSPDRPDPRRSFLARRRAQLHNALVAAPAAAVPFLLLGLVILAPLRALWRIATKELGLAAAEIGAALAVLGAPGALWRARRTAGRTRRLSPRALAPLQATGADIRRTKRDVRRQATAARRAAQAPSELEIAERAALARRRRVVGAVVAVVLAAVALVTFLPVVQGGALTGGALLPADTRLGDLWGVARSGWVPGGDGTPGPPDALWQVLAALQLPFAAFGASTSVLLSVLVLLALPLAGAGAWFAAGAATRAVALRAWAAAGWALAPPLLLAVGQGRVGALLAHLALPWVALGVARAAGVNRRDIVLPGLVGARRVVPVTTRVTGDEPEPRVLAGPPEAGVVARRSAAGSVAAAAGAALALAVAAAGAPVLLPTSLLVLAVVAVVVPRRRLLVLAVPLPALVLLAPTVVAALSDVAGGSWRLLVSDPGRAWSAGQAPAWLGVLGWPVRPPAFPGLAGDGVAGFLATWGLLAGGAVLTALALVALVRGTARARAVRAGWLLVVAGLGVAVLSARTGVAVGSSLDGSSQVVTGWPGTGLSLVVLGMLLAAVAGGDGLRTTLAGRSFGWRQVVAAALTVLAVLGPLATVGGWLVAVRAGLGEPTALLAVTARTADPVPAVAGEMQRSGQRSRVLALVPTADGLRAELWRGPGPQLVETSSAADLRELAAVETRTGSQDSASDAAPGDDPASAADDVSDPDAADAALAAVVAALAAGATEDVGPALGEHAVGVVVVPPEPGYVPPGTEPTGAERTALVARLDATAGLERVTENAAGVVWRVSTDAARSGAAESVARARVVDADGAWVQDVDAGVVKIGTELASGPEGRRLVLAERADAGWQAWYDGRPLRATTDGWRQAFELPAHTGTLTVGYVTPLGGFWTWAQGIVLGLTALLALPVRRRRGEID; encoded by the coding sequence CCGCCTGGGGCTCGTCGCCTACCGCGAGCTCGTCGAGCGCGCGGCGCGCCGGGCACACCGGCGCGGCTGGGACGGCGGCCTGAGCGGGCAGGGCACCCTCGCCCCGGGCGGTCCGTGGGCCGGCGTGACCGGCGAGCTCAACCCCGTCACCACCGGTGAGATCCGGGCGGTCGGGGAGGGGCGGGCCGACCCTGCTGCGGCCGCCGACTGGCTCTGGCTCCTCCACGACGACTCCGCGCCCGAGCCGGCCGCGCTGGACCAGCTGCTGCACGCCGCCGAGTCCGGGCGATCCGTCGCCGTCGCCGGCGCGAAGCAGCGCGACTGGGCCGAGCCCGACCGGCTCCTCGAGGTGGGCGTGCGTGCGACCCGTTCCGCCCGGCGCGTCTCGGACATCGAGCCCGGGGAGATCGACCAGGGCCAGCACGACGACCGTGAGGACGTCCTGGCGGTGGGCCTCGCGGGCGCGCTGGTGCGGTCGGACGTGTGGGAGGAGCTCGGCGGCCCCGATCCGGTGCTGGGTCCCTTCGGGGACGGCCTGGACCTCTCGCGCCGCGCGCGCCTGGCCCGCCACCGCGTCGTGGTGGTCCCGACGGCGGTGGTCCACCATGCGCGTGCGTCGTTCCTCGGGCTGCGCGGTGACGGCGGTCCGACGTCGCCCGACCGGCCCGACCCGCGGCGCTCGTTCCTGGCCCGCCGGCGGGCCCAGCTCCACAACGCCCTCGTCGCCGCACCGGCGGCGGCGGTGCCGTTCCTCCTCCTCGGCCTGGTGATCCTCGCCCCGCTGCGCGCGCTGTGGCGCATCGCGACGAAGGAGCTCGGGCTGGCTGCCGCCGAGATCGGCGCCGCGCTCGCCGTCCTGGGCGCGCCCGGCGCGCTGTGGCGTGCGCGCCGCACCGCCGGCCGGACCCGGCGCCTGTCCCCCCGCGCGCTCGCGCCGCTTCAGGCCACCGGCGCGGACATCCGCCGGACCAAGCGGGACGTGCGCCGGCAGGCGACGGCCGCGCGCCGCGCCGCCCAGGCGCCGAGCGAGCTGGAGATCGCCGAGCGGGCGGCCCTGGCCCGGCGGCGCCGCGTGGTCGGTGCCGTCGTCGCCGTCGTCCTCGCCGCGGTCGCGCTCGTGACGTTCCTGCCCGTCGTCCAGGGCGGGGCCCTCACCGGCGGGGCACTCCTGCCGGCCGACACCCGCCTCGGTGACCTGTGGGGCGTGGCCCGCAGCGGCTGGGTCCCGGGCGGGGACGGCACGCCGGGGCCGCCGGACGCGCTGTGGCAGGTCCTCGCCGCCCTCCAGCTCCCCTTCGCCGCGTTCGGTGCCAGCACGTCGGTCCTCCTCTCCGTCCTCGTCCTCCTGGCGCTGCCACTGGCCGGCGCGGGGGCGTGGTTCGCGGCCGGGGCGGCCACCCGCGCCGTCGCGCTGCGCGCGTGGGCCGCCGCCGGCTGGGCGCTCGCCCCGCCGCTGCTCCTCGCTGTCGGTCAGGGCCGGGTGGGTGCCCTGCTGGCCCACCTCGCCCTGCCCTGGGTGGCGCTCGGCGTCGCCCGCGCCGCGGGGGTGAACCGGCGAGACATCGTCCTGCCCGGCCTCGTCGGTGCCCGGCGGGTGGTGCCGGTCACGACGCGGGTGACCGGTGACGAGCCCGAGCCGCGGGTCCTGGCCGGACCGCCCGAGGCCGGCGTCGTCGCGCGCCGCTCGGCCGCGGGGTCGGTCGCCGCTGCCGCCGGCGCGGCGCTCGCCCTGGCCGTCGCGGCCGCCGGGGCCCCGGTCCTGCTGCCCACGTCCCTCCTCGTCCTCGCCGTGGTCGCGGTGGTCGTCCCGCGGCGCCGTCTGCTGGTCCTGGCCGTCCCGCTCCCCGCGCTGGTGCTCCTGGCCCCCACCGTCGTGGCGGCGCTGTCCGACGTCGCCGGTGGCTCGTGGCGGCTGCTCGTGTCGGACCCGGGCCGCGCCTGGTCCGCCGGGCAGGCGCCGGCCTGGCTCGGGGTGCTCGGCTGGCCCGTGCGGCCACCGGCGTTCCCCGGGCTGGCCGGCGACGGTGTCGCCGGCTTCCTCGCCACGTGGGGGCTGCTCGCCGGCGGGGCGGTCCTCACCGCCCTCGCCCTGGTCGCGCTCGTCCGCGGCACGGCCCGCGCCCGCGCCGTGCGGGCCGGCTGGCTCCTCGTCGTCGCCGGGCTCGGCGTCGCGGTGCTCTCGGCGCGCACCGGCGTCGCGGTCGGCTCCTCCCTCGACGGCTCGTCCCAGGTCGTGACGGGCTGGCCGGGCACGGGCCTGTCCCTCGTGGTCCTGGGGATGCTGCTCGCCGCGGTGGCGGGCGGGGACGGTCTGCGCACCACGCTGGCCGGGCGGAGCTTCGGCTGGCGCCAGGTCGTCGCCGCGGCCCTGACCGTGCTGGCGGTCCTCGGCCCGCTGGCCACGGTGGGCGGCTGGCTCGTGGCCGTCCGGGCCGGGCTCGGCGAGCCCACCGCCCTCCTCGCGGTGACGGCCCGCACCGCGGACCCCGTTCCCGCCGTCGCCGGGGAGATGCAGCGCTCCGGGCAGCGTTCACGCGTCCTCGCCCTCGTCCCGACCGCCGACGGCCTGCGGGCGGAGCTCTGGCGCGGACCCGGGCCCCAGCTCGTTGAGACCTCCTCCGCCGCCGACCTGCGCGAGCTCGCCGCGGTCGAGACCCGCACGGGGTCCCAGGACTCCGCCTCCGACGCCGCGCCCGGCGACGACCCGGCGTCCGCCGCCGACGATGTATCGGACCCCGACGCCGCGGACGCCGCGCTCGCCGCGGTCGTCGCCGCGCTCGCCGCCGGGGCCACCGAGGACGTCGGTCCAGCCCTCGGTGAGCACGCCGTCGGCGTCGTCGTCGTCCCGCCGGAGCCGGGCTACGTGCCTCCAGGCACCGAGCCCACGGGCGCGGAGCGGACCGCGCTGGTCGCGCGGCTGGACGCCACCGCGGGCCTGGAACGGGTGACCGAGAACGCCGCCGGTGTGGTGTGGCGCGTCTCGACCGACGCGGCGCGCTCGGGCGCCGCCGAGTCCGTGGCCCGCGCGCGGGTCGTCGACGCCGACGGCGCGTGGGTCCAGGACGTCGACGCGGGCGTGGTCAAGATCGGTACCGAGCTCGCGTCGGGTCCCGAGGGCCGCCGTCTCGTGCTGGCCGAGCGGGCCGACGCCGGCTGGCAGGCCTGGTACGACGGACGGCCGCTGCGCGCGACGACGGACGGCTGGCGCCAGGCCTTCGAGCTGCCTGCGCACACCGGCACGCTCACGGTCGGGTACGTCACCCCGCTGGGCGGGTTCTGGACCTGGGCCCAGGGCATCGTGCTCGGGTTGACCGCCCTGCTCGCGCTGCCCGTGCGACGGCGACGAGGGGAGATCGACTGA